In Salarias fasciatus unplaced genomic scaffold, fSalaFa1.1, whole genome shotgun sequence, the DNA window ggctctggtggtggacattccgtctgtccgtctttcagagacgtcttcatctctcccttctatcagtctctctgaagcgtctctcaggaccacggaaagcttttctcatagcgttagcatctggagtgttttttctgtgctctccagtcagaacgaggctctgctccaccagacctcctggcggcttggcagtagtttgatgactctgctgcgttgatcaccatcagtttaaagttggtatcataacttctcctctgttgttgctcagttgtccagcgttcagcccctttgttccagatgatccgccatctttcatcagatcatttgatctcatttcatcgctccactcgctctctgctcagtgatactttggctccatctagcggcgcggatgtgtattgaccatctaccgtaagtccgccattataacaccaccccacttttgaggatgcaatttctggaaaaaaaacatggtcttatgttcgggccaatacggtatgtCTAAAgcccattttttattttgtcatgcTCTTGATTTGTTAGATGAGTCTCCTGCCAAAATATAATCTCTGCCTTCTCTCTCTGTATCTTTGAAATAACTTTACTCCTCTTGATAGGGTTAGTCAGGCCATTTACATTCAGGGAGATAACCTTAAATTCCTTATGAGCCATAGATCAACAACAGTTCCCTCAAAAAGATGCTCGTGATCCTCAACAATAAACTCTGTCTCTGGACATCAGCACAGAACGGCTGCAGCAGtgagaacagaaaaagaaaagataaacgAAAAGCTGGGCTTCCATCAAAGAGACTGCTGGTGAGCCGCTTGTGTAGGGGGGCGCTCCAGCCACGGGGGGGCGCTCCAGCCACGGGGGGGCGCTCCAGCCACAGGGGGGCGCTCCAGCCACGGGGGGGCGCTCCAGCCACGGGGGGGCGCTCCAGCCACGGGGGGGCGCTCCAGCCACGGGGGGGGCGCCCCCCTCAGGGAGTTTGTGTGGGTGGCTCCCAGCAGCATCCGTAGACCGACTACCGAGTTCTTCAGTCAAAATAAGCCGGATTCAATCagaaaatgtccattaaaaTGTCCCAACGGCGTTTAAGGAatagattgatttttttttttttttttaatatcagatATAATAATACCCAAAAGGGGTCGTCACATTTTCTTACATAGTTCTCTTTGAAATGAGGAAACCGCAAAAGGTGGTGGCTCAACGATCCTCGCTGTCCGGTCGGGTCTGTCGGGAGAATCCTCGGCGCCTGTCTAGgatcctctgctgctcctcgcCATCTCccagcggcggcccggcggcggccccggcggcggcccgacggcggcccggcggcggcccgacggcggcccggcggcggcccggcggcggcccggcagcggcccggcggcggcccagcggcggcccggcggcggcccggcggcagcccggcagcggcccagcggcggcccggcggcggcccggcggcggcccggcAGCGGCGCGTCTCTCTGCACTCGGGTCTCGGTGTGATCGGGAAAGCCCTCGCTCGGAGATCCTCGGCGGCTTGGTCTGCGTTTTCGTAAGTGACGGTCCCTGACTCCAGGAAGACGCGCGCTTTAGTCATCGGCGTGTGGAATCGGATTCCTCGTTCTTTCAGGACTTTCTTGATTGGTGTTCATTCCCTCCGTTTCTCCATCGCACCCGTTGCGTAGTCGTGGTCAAAAAACACTCGTTTCCCGTCTgccatcatttttttcttccacgcCGAGCTGATAACCTTTTCCTTGGTGGAGTATTTCAGGAACCCGACAGCGGTGGGTCTCGGGGGGCCGTCTCAGCGGGTTTGGCCCcggctgctctgtgtggcgtTCAATGCCCAGCTCGTCCAGACCGATGCTCTCACCCAGTTCTTTCTGCATGAAATCTTCCACAAAGCGGGCCAGTGAGCTTCCTTCTGCTCCCTCCTTGATGCCAGAAATCCGAATATTATTTCGGCGTGAATGTCCTTCAAGCTCGGTGACCTTTGATCTCAGTTCCAGCTGGGTTTTCTGCATCTGCGTTGAAACCTCCTGCACCTCCGCGTTAAATGTTTCCGCCTCTCCGATGCGCCGCTCGGCTTCATCAAGTCTTTGCAAACTCGTCTCAATTTTTCCTGCGGTTTCCTCCAGCTTCGTATCGATATCCGCCAACTGTTTCGAGATATTATTTTGCAATTCAGACATGGCTTCAGCCGTAGTTTCGTTGATGGTGTCGCGGATGGAGGCTAATGTTACCGTGTCTGCTAACTTAGCTTCGCCGCTGCTGCCTGTATCTTCAGTATCCATgtcctttttgctttttttcttcatactaagatccttttcttcttcccctCACATTTACcttcacagaaaaacactttggttGAAAGTCTCCTGAATTTAAGGGGATTATTGGTAGTTCAGTCAGGAGCTGAAACTTCAGGCTGCCATCGTCTTCACAGAGCCACCGGAAGTCTGCTCCGAAcatttttgacccacgccctttcccgatcattgacaaagtgagacaagcggCTGAGTCTACGGCGGctgccgctgtgctccggtgtATCCTTCCAGAGCGCcgccatgcgcaggtctgtgtgtatgaaaacattattttgacggattgaaaagaaaacacgtcttttaaaacgTTTTATAACCGTTGGGATTTACTTCccgtgctaacacgccgtcccccggaccactggaaggaggattctgtccactttcgtcagtccggctctgcctcctcttcacctccagcagttgagctaagctaactacgatgctaacagctgggagccagccactggacgcacagacacaaaacagggatttatgagcttgtgtaactttgtcaatgacaggGAAGGGGCGTGGCTCCacaatcttcggagtattccttcaAGGCTGCATTCAGGAGTTTGCTCGTTTCATGcaaaacagcggcccctgcaggccttgggcgtaactgtagcttagtgaagcgctggtgcctgtggcttgcgtgcatgTGCGTAGGAACCTTTAGGTTCTCCTGCCTGgggggtctgtgtggagctgcagtgctggaagccgtCTGGAGGATCCGTCCTcatcctgctcagctgctgctcagcatcAGGCAGAGGAATGGAGACAAAACGAAAGCTCAGCGAGtctggccagcagggggcgcattACGCCATCCTCTCAGATTCTCCCCagaaactctggagccggacggCACTGTGACCTTCAGGAGACAGTTAGCCTGTTAGCGCTGCTAGCAGTGGACATGTCAGGGACGTTCtacacatcactgaatattCGTCACATACGAGGGGCGACCCAGAAGAaaccggactgattctattaataaaaaaatacaatgaagttcTGACtctggccgctagatgtcgctacaggatagcctcatgcttaactgtgccaggtttggtcttcccccgtgaagcggtcagctgacagtcactgtttgtgttgacagagttacaccccgctcttcagtttttcaagatggcggataccCACTGTTaggcgctctgtcaaaacattttgtttttttttgggaaaacagcggcagaaacactcaccacgctgcagacattctttaagaaggattcttagggtgtctgagtggtttgggccctttaagagtaatcagattacatcacgaagagcaggcacgcagaggacaacgatccacttccagaacagaggaaaacgtctcaaaaactgaagaagacgtcctggtagatccacgcaggacttttgttaacactgcagatctgatgggagtattgtagagatccagactgatcatcctcaggcggttattagaagcagtgagacgaaggctcCCGGAAATGTcctcatcatagcagacagcagaccacaggacgccccgttacgcacagaaatagcaccagatgttgtgcgtaaagcatattttttaactaaaaccgtgaccagccagcctccccaccgccatattcccctggtctggccccgggcgacggctttctgttgtcacagatgaaactggagcggcagcagagaGGTAAGGCAGGcgtacgggggggggggggttaatcaAAGTTCTGTCTTAAAGGCACAGTTAACGGTCATGGCGACGcttctgaacagtgaacatctcgggtgcagcgttgtattcaagccaaggGAGAGGATTTtggaggtgacagtttcaaataattgcgaaaattaaaaaaacaaaagaaaaaaacaaagttataaCCAAAGTCCGGttacttttgggtcccccctcgtatctgtggtggaaaataagtatttctgaagttgAGAagtccttaatgcacctttaaaggaggCGGGTTTAATGGAATGCAGGTggttattagaggatttacggtagtTTGGATCTTTATGGTCTGAGCGTATGAACAGATCCCTGACGCTCCGCTCGCTTCCTGGTCATCGGTACTTCAGCTCCCTCTAGCGGCGTGGATGAGTAACAACACTCCGGTCCTCTAAAGCTCCACCCCATTTTAGAGaaacagtttctggaaaaaacatCGTTTTATATTCGAGTCAATACGGTACTGACCAAGACAAACCGTCCTCTGAGGGACACAGACACGTCCACATGGACACGGACTGAGTTTAACGCCAGACggcagagtccagctcctctggggggcgggggttctggagtccagctcctctggggggcggggttctggagtccagctcctctgggggcggggttctggagtccagctcctctggggggcggggttctagagtccagctcctTTGGAGGGCGGGGttctagagtccagctcctctggggggcggggttctagagtccagttcctctggggggcggggttctggagtccagctcctctggagggcgGGGTTCTAGAGTCCAGTTCCTCTGGGGGGCGGGGttctagagtccagctcctTTGGAGGGCGGGGttctagagtccagctcctctggggggcggggttctagagtccagctcctctggggggcggGGTTCTAGAGTCCAGTTCCTCTGGGGGGCGGGGTTCTGGAGTCCAGCTCCTTTGGAGGGcggggttccagagtccagctcctctggggggcggggttctagagtccagttcctctggggggcggggttctggagtccagctcctctggagggcgGGGTTCTAGAGTCCAGTTCCTCTGGGGGGCGGGGttctagagtccagctcctctggggggcggggttctagagtccagctcctctggggggcggggttctggagtccagctcctctggggggcggggttccagagtccagctcctctggggggcggggttctagagtccagttcctctggggggcggggttctggagtccagctcctctggagggcgGGGTTCTAGAGTCCAGTTCCtctgggggggcggggttctagagtccagctcctttggggggcggggttctagagtccagctcctctgggggaCGGGGTTCTAGAGTCCAGTTCCTCTGGGGGGCGGGGTtctggagtccagctcctctggagggcgGGGTTCTAGAGTCCAGTTCCTCTGGGGGGCGGGGTTCTGGAGTCCAGCTCCTTTGGAGGGCGGGGTTCTAGAGTCCAGTTCCTCTGGGGGGCAGGGTtctggagtccagctcctctggggggcggGGTTCTGGAGTCCAGCTCCTTTGGGGGGCGGGGTTCTAGAGTCCAGTTCCTCTGGGGGGCGGGGTTCTGGAGTCCAGTTCCTCTGGGGGGCAGGGGttctagagtccagctcctctggggggcggggttctggagtccagcacctcTAGGGGGGCGGGGTTCTAGAGTCCAGTTCCTCTGGGGGGGCAGGGTTCTGGAGTCCAGTTCCTCTGGGGGGCGGggttctagagtccagcacctctAGGGGGCGGGGttctagagtccagctcctctggggggcggggttctagagtccagctcctctggggggcggggttctagagtccagcacctctAGGGGGCGGGGttctagagtccagctcctctggggggcggggctgggacAGATGAGGACCTGGTCTGTGTCCAGGTGGTGCACGCGGACGTGGTCTCGCGCCGGCAGAACGTGGACCGCctggcggagcagcagcagaccaaGTACCTGGACCTGTTCACCATCCTGCCCTCCGAGATCTCCATGCAGCTGGCCGAGGTGTCCCTGGCCCTGGGCGCCATCGAGGACCAGGTAGGACGGGCTGTCCCCGCCGGTCTGTCTCGTCCCGCTCTGACTCGGTCCTGCTGTCTCTGGTCCCGGACGCCCCAGGTCCTGTCCAAGGAGAGGGAGACCCAGAGGACCAGGGAGGTCCAGGAGCATCTGGCGTCCCGGATGCAGGACCTGTCTGAGAGGCTGAGGACGGCGTCcagcaggctgaaggacagGTGTCCTGACGTGGACCAGGCCCGGGACGACGTCAAGGTCAGTGTTCCGCCGCGGCGCCGAGGAACCGCCAGAGGACCGGTATCTGACCGTCCCTCCGGTTCCTCAGACCGTGCTGGAGGACCTGGACGCCTGTGGACGGACGCTGGCGGAGCTGGACGCCGCCGTCCAGGACCTGGGACGCAggagccccctgctggccaagCAGCTCGGCGGCGCCCTCGGCAGGCTGTCGGAGACGCAGCACCAGACGGTCCGGCTGGCCGAGGGACGCCACAACTGGCTCAAGAAGGTCCGTCCCCGTCCCCagtccctgtcccggtccctgtccccgtccccagtccctgtccctgtccccagtccctgtccctgtcccggtccctgtccccccgtcccggTCCCCGTCCATGTCCCAGTCCCCagtccctgtcccggtcccggtccctgtccccagtccctgtccctgtcccggtccctgtccccgtccccagtccctgtcccggtccctgtccCCATCGCCAGTCCCCGTCCcggtccctgtccccgtccccagtccctgtccctgtcccggtccctgtccccccgtcccggTCCCCGTCCATGTCCCAGTCCCCGTCCCCatcctgtccccccgtccctgtcccggtccctgtcccggtcAACGTCCCTGTCCaggtccctgtccctgtccaggtccctgtccctgtccccgtccccatCCTGTCCCCCCATCCCTGTACCagtccctgtcccggtccccgTCCcagtcctcgtcctcgtccctgtccccgtctcCATACTGTCTCTGCTCTGACCCCGTCCCGTCCGCTGACCCCGTCCcagtccctgtccccgtcctcgTCTCCATACTGTCCTGTCCCTGCTCCATCCCCGGCCACGTCCTGTCCCGTccctgtcctgtctctgtccttgtCCTTTCCCCATCTTGTCCTgtccccaccccacccctccctgttccctccctgtccccgtccctgtccctgtccccgtcccgtcccgtcggAGCCCCCGGTCcagactgtctgtcctctgggtCCAGGCCGTCTGCTACCTGGACGAGTACTCCGAGATGCGGGACTCGCTGGTCCGGTGGACGGAGAAGGCCCGCAGCCTGCTGGGGACGAGCGTCCTCTGGACGTCCTCGCTCCACCTGACGGAGCAGATCCGCCTGCACCAGgtgagcggggcggggcggggcggggcggggcgccGGTCCCGGGGACTGACCCGCCGTCCGGCTCTTCCAGGCCGTCCTGCGGGAGTCCCGGGACGTCCCCGGAGACCTGGAGTCCATGGCCCAgaaggtggagctgctgtccgACGTCCTGCAGGTGGAGCCGCTGAGTCAGCAGCTGGCGGAGCTGAGCCGGCGGTCCGAGGAGCTGCGGGACGGCCTGGGGACACGGCTGCAGGGCCTGCAGGACGCCCACAAGGTCCGGGGACGGGACGGGGTCaggggacagggacggggacgggaaggggtcaggggacagggacggggacgggaaGGGGTCAGGGGACGGGACGGGGTCAGAGGGACGGGGTCAGGGGACGGGACGGGGTcaggggacggggacggggacgggacggggTCAGGGGACGGGACGGGGTCAGAGGGACGGGGTCAGGGGACGGAACGGGGtcagggacggggacgggaaGGGGTCAGGGGACGGGACGGGGTCAGAGGGACGGGGTCAGGGGACGGAACGGGGTCAGGGACGGGACGGGGTCAGGGGACAGGGACGGGGTCAGGGGACAGGAAGGGGTCAGGGAGACGGGGTCaggggacagggacggggacgggaaGGGGTCAGGGGACGGGACGGGGTCAGGGACGGGACGGggtcaggggacaggggacggggTCAGGGGACAGGAAGGGGTCAGGGAGACGGGGTCaggggacagggacggggacgggaaGGGGTCAGGGGACGGGAccggggacagggacggggtCAGGGGGacgggacagggacggggacgggacggggTCAGGGGATGGGACGGGGTTGGGGGGACGGGGTTGGGGGGACGGGGTTGGGGGGACGGGGTCAGGGGGACGGGGTCAGGGGACAGGAAGGGGTCAGGGGGGACAGGGTTGGGGGGACGGggtcagaacagaacagaactttattgccatggcaacaagtacaacGAAATGACTGGGGcttaaagacgcccaggcagccaatcacagcgctcCGTCTGGAACAGAGTTACAGGAAGTCAGACAGaccgggggagggggagggggagggggagggggaggggctaagGTCCATCAGGTCAGATCAGGGTTCCAGAGGAGTCAGGATTAGAAGGGAGACCAAACGAAGACAAACCTGTGCAGACAGACGGCTGACATGAGACGGGAGCtgcaggtcacaggtcacaggtcagtgggtcacaggtcagcaggtcataggtcagcaggtcacaggtcagtgggtcacaggtcagcaggtcacaGGTCAGTGGGTCACAGGTCAGTGGGtcacaggtcagcaggtcacaggtcagtgggtcacaggtcacaggtcacaggtcagcaggtcacaggtcagtgggtcacaggtcagcaggtcacaggtcagcaggtcacaggtcagcaggtcagcacTGCAGTAAGGCGTCTTCACCACTGGGGGTCAGCAGAGAGGGGGGTGTGTGTCATTCCAGTTCATcagtccagcagtgtgtgtggtttggtcTGCGCTCCAGCTCAGATGgtcgttgccgtggaaacggccTTAATGAAGCAGTCCAGAGGGGATCGGGTTGCAgctgggggagagagagagagagagagagagcatcacTCTGTCCTTGAATCTTCagggatgtttggagttccagGGGTGCCAGCCACAGTCAGGAGGTTCGATGAAATGATGGTACCAGGCAtggagagaccagctgatcagctgaccggctgatcagctgaccggctgatcagctgaccggctgatcagctgaccggggttgttttggtttgtttgataAACCAAGTCCAGAGATTCCTCCAGTGAGACAGGCGAGACAAagacagcaggagagaaaagagggaggggggacagGGTCAGGACCGGGGTCAGGGGGACGGGTCAGGaccggggtcaggggtcaccgGGGCCGTCGTCACGGCGACGGGCCCCCTGCTGACTGTCCGGCTGTCTGCAGACGATGGAGgctctggaggtggaggtgaaggcgCTGCACTcggcgctgcagcaggtccGGGACACCCTGACGTCCCCCGAGCTGTCCCAGCAGGgcctgaaggagcagctggtcCAGAGACAGGTGAGCCGGGGCTCCGCCCCCCGCCCTCCGCCCAACGGGGCTCCGCCCTCCGCCCGACGGGGCTCCGCCCTTCGCCTGACGGGGCTCCGCCCTCTGTCCCGCAGCGCCTGCTGGCGGACATGGACGTCCTGAAGCAGCAGGTCCAGGCGGTCCAGCGCTGCCAGGCCGTCCTGCAGGTCCCGGAGGACGTCCTGCCCCGGCTGTCCCTCTGCAGGACGGCGCTGCGCCTGCAGCAGGACGCCAGCCAGCTGCAGCACGTGGCCATCCAGCAGTGCAACATCCTGCaggtgcacgcacacacacacacacactcactcactcactcactcactcactcactcactcactcacacacacacacacacacacacaccccacacacacacacacacacacacacactcactcagacactcacacactcactcactcactcactcacacacacacacacacacacacacacacacacacacacacacacacacacacacacacacacactcactcagacactcacacactcactcactcactcactcactcactcaccccccccccccccccaccccaggaGGCGCTGGTCCAGTATGAGCAGTATGAGCAGGAGGTCCGGGACCTGCAGGGCCGGATCGAGGAGGCTCACCGGGCCATCCAGGACCGGCCCGGTCCGTCCAGCAAcatccaggagctgcaggcgcAGATCCTGCACCACGAGGTgggggaacgtctggtggaatgTCTGGTGGAACGTGGTGGAACGTGGTGGAACGTTGGTGGAACGTTGGTGGAACGTTggtggaacgtctggtggaacgtctggtggaatgTGGTGGAACGGTGGAGCGTCTGGTGGAACGtgtggaacgtctggtggaacgtTGGTGGAACGtgtggaacgtctggtggaacatGTGGAACTTTGGTGGAACGTTGGTGGAACGTTGGTGGAACGTTggtggaacgtctggtggaacgtgtggaacgtctggtggaacatGTGGAACGTTGGTGGAACGTTGGTGGAACGTTGGTGGAACGTTggtggaacgtctggtggaacgtgtggaacgtctggtggaacatgtggaacgtctggtggaacatGTGGAACGTTGGTGGAACGTTggtggaacgtctggtggaacgtGGTGGAAACGTTGGTGGAGCGTCTGGTGGAATGTGGTGGAACGGTGGAATGTCTGGTTGAACAtgtggaacgtctggtggaacatgtggaacgtctggtggaacatGTGGAACGTTGGTGGAACGcgtggaacgtctggtggaacatGTGGAACGTGGTGGAACGTGTGGAACGTGTGGTGGAACGTGTGCAACGTTGGTGGAACGtgtggaacgtctggtggaacatGTGGAACGTTGGTGGAACGtgtggaacg includes these proteins:
- the LOC115384869 gene encoding nesprin-1-like, yielding PCPPCPQLHVLNSMSPISMSPMSSPRVLSSMSPVSSAPCPQLHVPHVLSSMSPMSSPRVLSSMSPLHVLSSMSPMSSAPCPPCPQLHLHVLSSMSPMSSAPCPPCPQLHALVSLVSGFQDQLSVLETQASQLQLVGSDASKASLSRSMSTVWQRWTRLRGVARDQERVLEDTARDWRTFREKVLKVQAVSEELRTRFPDVAVEKASKAALQALLEQLDLLVQDLERELSALALLRSYALSLLQGVEVPSPTEQQDPPGLRDIRAVQDQMESLLTQTRTKRNQAAQELRDREEVEKELSVVKSWIQETRDLLLNPSPDIQAVLQELEVVHADVVSRRQNVDRLAEQQQTKYLDLFTILPSEISMQLAEVSLALGAIEDQVLSKERETQRTREVQEHLASRMQDLSERLRTASSRLKDRCPDVDQARDDVKTVLEDLDACGRTLAELDAAVQDLGRRSPLLAKQLGGALGRLSETQHQTVRLAEGRHNWLKKAVCYLDEYSEMRDSLVRWTEKARSLLGTSVLWTSSLHLTEQIRLHQAVLRESRDVPGDLESMAQKVELLSDVLQVEPLSQQLAELSRRSEELRDGLGTRLQGLQDAHKTMEALEVEVKALHSALQQVRDTLTSPELSQQGLKEQLVQRQRLLADMDVLKQQVQAVQRCQAVLQVPEDVLPRLSLCRTALRLQQDASQLQHVAIQQCNILQEALVQYEQYEQEVRDLQGRIEEAHRAIQDRPGPSSNIQELQAQILHHEELAQRIKGYQDQMASLNSKLRMLAVTAKHAALLLTVGRVEALPEDPDQDQDQDQDQDPDQDQDQDQYPDPKP